GAAAACACAAGGTGTCAAGCTGCGCGGAATTGGTTTTTGGTTCTTTAACAAATCTGTCCCCCGTGTAGTACCATGAGGATTCGTATTTTGTAAGCTTTCATCAACCACATGCTCACTTTTTTCTCCACGTTGCTTGATCAGGGACTTGCAGTAATTGATGATATCCTTGTGAAGAGGGGTATGACTAGTCATCGAGGAGGAAGGGGATGTATGGCCAACATTTGGTGAAAGAGACAACTTAGGCTGCAAGCTGGTAGGACCATATCTAGAAACCAACTCAGAATTAACTAAGGGCTTTCCTCCTGCATTGTCAGGTACTCCATATTTGCTAATCAGTTTCTTAATATTTTCCAGATCAAGGTCTGAAGTGGAGTAGGCTAGTGACTTACTCTCTCTAATGTTTGCAGTTTCTACCTGAGGAGGGGTCCCTTGTTCATTAACCAAATCACTTTTCACAGATGTTTCAGGCTTAGTCATTGTCAAAGGCACAGATTTTTCCATTGGCTTTGGCCCAAAACTTTGTCCAGATCCTGCATGGGGAGCTTGGCATTCATTAATGGGCTTGTTAATTACCTTATCCGGTTTTGTCCTGGGCAAGGGAACCAGTAGATCCACTGGCCTAGACATGGCAGCATTGAGAGAAACAGCTACTGCAGCAGCAGTTGCAACATTGGTATTCATGCCACGTTCATTCATCAACTTTGGTATTTCTTCTGGGTTGAGGAGAAGCCTAACCAATAAGTTGGTATCGATCCAACTACCCTGCTCTTGACTTTTTGCAAGAGCAGCTACAGCTGTGGCTACATCAACTGTCAAATCACGCGTGGATGGAGATTCGGTGACAGGGTTGTGCTTAGCAGGTGCCATTCCAGAAACTTGAGACTTGAGCTGGGGAATATTCTGGTTTTCACATGTTGTTCGATACTTGGGCTCATGGTTTTCATTAGCTGGTTGGTCTGGAAAAGTTTCAGTCTGAGTGCCGATATTTTTAAATGTAGGCCTATACTGGGGAACAGAGCTGTAACTAACAGGTAGTTTAGGAGAAACTTGGGTTTGCTCAGATCCCTTCAGATTTTGATATCTTGAATGATATGGTAGAGTAGATTGCACATTAAAAAGGGATCTTTTAGAAAAAGGAGAGTTTCTCGGAGGTTTTCTGGGATTTGGAAAGGTTGACAAAGACTTTGGAAGCGATTTTCCATTATCAGGTAGCTTTTGAGAAGTAACTATCCTGACAGATGATGTACTGTTAAGTAGACATGCATCTGGCGATTTGCAGCAGATGGTTTGGGCTGCAACT
The Solanum stenotomum isolate F172 chromosome 12, ASM1918654v1, whole genome shotgun sequence DNA segment above includes these coding regions:
- the LOC125847437 gene encoding zinc finger CCCH domain-containing protein 45-like — protein: MTLKKLKKVSWATGPDFCQVKHYRKEDCPSKVGSRSQQHSQLKQTHQKRLSSKSLAIWKCPPKFHLNKKWLVVAGEESKEASKQEHRKRRVIEAVFPNKSAIPPNPYNLSDLEQSYDDDQTPVIQTTPIEEEADVEVAAQTICCKSPDACLLNSTSSVRIVTSQKLPDNGKSLPKSLSTFPNPRKPPRNSPFSKRSLFNVQSTLPYHSRYQNLKGSEQTQVSPKLPVSYSSVPQYRPTFKNIGTQTETFPDQPANENHEPKYRTTCENQNIPQLKSQVSGMAPAKHNPVTESPSTRDLTVDVATAVAALAKSQEQGSWIDTNLLVRLLLNPEEIPKLMNERGMNTNVATAAAVAVSLNAAMSRPVDLLVPLPRTKPDKVINKPINECQAPHAGSGQSFGPKPMEKSVPLTMTKPETSVKSDLVNEQGTPPQVETANIRESKSLAYSTSDLDLENIKKLISKYGVPDNAGGKPLVNSELVSRYGPTSLQPKLSLSPNVGHTSPSSSMTSHTPLHKDIINYCKSLIKQRGEKSEHVVDESLQNTNPHGTTRGTDLLKNQKPIPRSLTPCVFFNKPKGCHNGSYCRFLHDISGKKRSGGRSEGRDSKRLK